One genomic segment of Pyruvatibacter mobilis includes these proteins:
- a CDS encoding O-antigen ligase family protein, with translation MSMGIAASELPGHGPASQGWSQGIDIANTRFAAVLLFCVTAISHYVLREPAPYDLLLVATAGTLFLLGLRIPRGLAVPATGMILILCGYMIGGTQALYVDLSITFLQTSTYLTLTFIFFASVIAASPDRALGALWAGYLVAAVCTAGLGIGAYLNVIPGGDILLGAGRAKALFEDPNVYGPFLVAPVLYAFWRMSTGSMKSTLLFWGPVTVLLALGLFLSFSRGAWLHLLLSAAIFAILASLSPETRRQRARIAGIAVMLGVALFFAIGWAATIPEVRDLLEARLGLQSYDTREGGRFTGHANALRHALQHPFGIGPNNWGMIAGLDTHNIYLNVFVAGGFISIAGLLTALGATIIKGYRYALTGPRRGVFLVAYATFIGLFAESIIIDSNHWRHMYLLMGMIWGLMLAAPRVRHRAGSTHQKSRA, from the coding sequence ATGAGCATGGGCATTGCCGCTTCAGAACTGCCGGGACACGGCCCGGCCTCGCAGGGCTGGAGCCAGGGCATCGACATCGCGAACACGCGGTTTGCTGCCGTACTCCTTTTCTGCGTAACGGCAATTTCCCACTACGTTCTGCGCGAGCCTGCGCCTTACGACCTTCTGCTGGTGGCGACGGCCGGAACGCTATTCCTCCTGGGCCTCCGTATTCCACGTGGTCTGGCGGTTCCGGCAACGGGCATGATCCTCATCCTCTGTGGTTACATGATCGGGGGCACACAGGCACTCTATGTGGATCTGTCGATCACTTTCCTTCAGACATCCACCTACCTCACCCTCACCTTTATCTTCTTCGCCTCGGTCATCGCAGCCTCACCCGACCGCGCACTCGGCGCACTCTGGGCAGGTTACCTCGTGGCGGCTGTCTGCACGGCAGGGCTCGGCATAGGGGCCTATCTCAACGTGATCCCCGGCGGTGACATCCTTCTCGGTGCGGGACGTGCCAAGGCACTCTTTGAAGATCCCAACGTGTACGGACCATTCCTTGTGGCACCGGTGCTGTATGCCTTCTGGCGCATGAGCACCGGTAGCATGAAGTCCACGCTTCTTTTCTGGGGACCAGTCACGGTGCTCCTGGCTCTGGGACTCTTCCTCAGCTTCTCACGAGGCGCCTGGCTGCACCTGCTCCTGTCCGCCGCGATCTTTGCTATCCTGGCAAGCCTGTCGCCGGAAACCAGGCGTCAGCGCGCCCGGATCGCCGGAATTGCTGTCATGCTGGGTGTTGCCTTGTTCTTTGCCATCGGTTGGGCAGCCACCATTCCCGAAGTCAGGGACCTATTGGAAGCCCGTCTGGGCCTGCAGAGCTATGACACGCGCGAAGGCGGCCGTTTTACCGGTCATGCAAACGCCCTGAGGCACGCCCTGCAGCACCCCTTCGGTATCGGCCCCAACAATTGGGGCATGATCGCCGGGCTCGACACTCACAACATCTATCTCAACGTGTTTGTGGCCGGCGGCTTCATCAGCATAGCAGGACTGCTCACGGCCCTTGGTGCCACCATCATCAAGGGCTACCGCTACGCTCTTACCGGCCCACGCCGCGGCGTCTTCCTTGTGGCCTACGCGACCTTCATCGGCCTGTTCGCTGAATCGATCATCATCGACAGCAACCACTGGCGCCACATGTACCTTCTGATGGGCATGATCTGGGGTCTGATGCTTGCAGCGCCGCGAGTTCGGCACCGCGCCGGGAGCACACATCAAAAAAGCCGGGCCTGA
- a CDS encoding glycosyltransferase family 4 protein — translation MTSTEALTLRVNHRDLDILHVLRAPIGGLMRHVEDLVRGQVDAGHRVGLLCSSADATPATTARLEALAPLLALGLHKTPIRRLPSWSDLSAIGRVRGLVRHHGIDVVHGHGAKGGLLARLALPRHRDRGPFADTRAVYTPHGGSLHYEPGSLAGLVFLNAERWLASRTDAFIFESLFAREAFAFKVGRIGGFSRIVHNGIGPGDFAPLPEAEPLYDIAFVGELRLLKGVEDLLRALAQLKGRDIKAVIAGDGPDRDYFKSRACDLGIAHMVTFPGMVPAREIFAQSRMLVVPSYAESLPYVVLEAAAAGIPLVATRVGGIPEIFGSQSARLVSPHDLEDLTAAISNTLDDAAAAARTAAELRTSVARHFSIGQMIDGVDEVYRVALQRVEGPYATHVEDADTTRTAVSGG, via the coding sequence ATGACCAGCACCGAAGCACTGACCTTACGCGTCAACCACCGAGACCTCGACATCCTCCATGTGCTGCGCGCGCCCATCGGCGGGCTGATGCGCCATGTGGAAGACCTTGTCCGGGGCCAGGTGGATGCAGGCCACAGGGTCGGCCTGCTGTGTTCGTCAGCGGATGCAACGCCCGCAACCACGGCACGTCTTGAGGCACTCGCGCCACTTCTGGCGCTGGGACTTCATAAAACGCCCATTCGCCGCCTGCCCTCCTGGTCTGACCTGTCGGCCATTGGCCGGGTACGCGGCCTTGTCCGCCATCACGGCATTGACGTTGTCCATGGCCATGGCGCCAAGGGCGGCCTTTTGGCCCGGCTTGCCTTGCCCCGCCACCGCGACCGCGGCCCCTTCGCCGACACGCGCGCCGTTTACACGCCGCATGGCGGCTCGCTCCATTACGAGCCGGGAAGCCTGGCAGGACTCGTGTTCCTCAATGCTGAACGCTGGCTCGCTTCCCGCACCGATGCCTTCATTTTCGAAAGTCTCTTTGCCCGCGAGGCGTTCGCCTTCAAGGTGGGGCGCATCGGCGGTTTTTCGCGCATCGTCCACAACGGCATAGGCCCCGGTGACTTTGCACCTCTCCCGGAGGCGGAACCGCTCTATGACATTGCGTTTGTCGGTGAACTGCGGCTTCTGAAAGGCGTCGAAGACCTGCTCCGGGCTTTAGCGCAACTCAAGGGCCGGGACATCAAGGCTGTCATCGCGGGTGATGGTCCGGACCGTGACTATTTCAAATCCCGCGCCTGTGATCTGGGGATCGCCCATATGGTGACTTTCCCAGGCATGGTGCCTGCGCGCGAGATCTTCGCCCAGTCTCGCATGCTGGTCGTGCCCTCCTACGCTGAGTCCCTGCCCTATGTCGTTCTCGAAGCCGCGGCGGCCGGTATCCCGCTGGTCGCCACGCGGGTGGGCGGCATCCCTGAGATCTTCGGGTCACAGTCAGCGCGCCTCGTCTCGCCACACGACCTCGAGGATTTAACCGCGGCCATCAGCAACACACTGGATGATGCCGCCGCAGCCGCCCGAACTGCCGCTGAGCTCCGCACGAGCGTTGCCCGGCACTTCTCGATCGGCCAGATGATCGACGGCGTGGACGAAGTCTATCGTGTGGCACTACAGAGGGTCGAAGGCCCCTATGCGACGCATGTCGAGGATGCCGATACGACGCGCACCGCTGTCAGCGGAGGCTGA
- a CDS encoding MerR family transcriptional regulator, with translation MELDVPQHVLRFWETKFTQIKPLKRGGGRRYYRPEDIDLLRGIRTLLYHDGYTIKGVQKVLREQGLRHVTEIGREELEAELAAMEADGAPAPQDQGGEAAGVSVDGDPAASAQPEDATPQHLAPAPFPPQPLTEEQQDKLENILDELEGLKARLEAARTAIQA, from the coding sequence ATGGAACTGGACGTGCCCCAGCACGTGCTGCGTTTCTGGGAGACGAAGTTCACGCAGATCAAGCCGCTGAAGCGGGGCGGCGGTCGGCGCTACTACCGGCCGGAAGACATCGACCTTCTGCGGGGCATCCGCACGCTGCTCTACCACGATGGCTATACGATCAAAGGGGTGCAGAAGGTCTTGCGTGAGCAGGGCCTGCGCCATGTGACAGAGATCGGCCGCGAGGAGCTGGAAGCTGAGCTGGCGGCGATGGAGGCCGATGGTGCTCCTGCGCCCCAGGATCAGGGCGGCGAAGCAGCGGGTGTTTCCGTCGATGGGGATCCGGCAGCATCAGCGCAGCCTGAAGACGCCACTCCTCAACATCTGGCGCCGGCGCCGTTTCCACCACAGCCATTGACCGAGGAACAGCAGGACAAGCTGGAGAATATCCTCGATGAGCTTGAAGGCCTGAAGGCGCGGCTGGAGGCCGCACGAACTGCCATTCAGGCTTGA
- a CDS encoding integration host factor subunit alpha, whose protein sequence is MGRTLTRANLSEAVYQEVGLSRNESADFVERVLEEISSSLEQGETVKVSSFGAFAVREKGGRVGRNPKTGEEVPIKPRRVLVFRPSHVLKDRVNKSAPRDEGVTSAASDTSGSDSA, encoded by the coding sequence ATGGGACGTACACTTACACGCGCGAATCTGAGCGAGGCCGTCTATCAGGAAGTCGGCCTTTCCCGGAACGAGTCTGCTGATTTCGTGGAACGGGTGCTCGAAGAGATTTCCTCGAGCCTGGAGCAGGGCGAAACCGTCAAGGTGTCGTCCTTCGGTGCCTTTGCCGTTCGCGAGAAGGGTGGCCGCGTCGGCCGTAATCCGAAGACGGGTGAGGAAGTTCCCATCAAGCCACGGCGTGTGCTCGTTTTCCGCCCCAGCCATGTGCTCAAGGACCGGGTCAACAAATCCGCTCCGCGGGATGAGGGTGTGACCAGCGCTGCGTCCGATACATCCGGCAGCGACTCCGCGTAA
- a CDS encoding beta-ketoacyl-ACP synthase III: MIRSVVKGVGAYLPERIITNAEMATLVDTSDDWITARTGIKQRHIAAEGELTSDLGTAAAREALKNSGVHADEIDLIIVATATPDDTFPATATVIQAQLGIERGFAFDMQAVCSGFVYAVATADNFIKAGQAENVLVIGAETFSRILDWEDRTTAVLFGDGAGAIVMQKGEGDGTNKDRGVLTSHLHSDGRYRDKLYVDSGPSRGAVGHLRMEGKEVFRHAVVNIAEAIDEALDATGLEAKDIDWFVPHQANKRILDATAKRIGLKPESVVVTVAQHANTSAASVPLALDVAVKDGRIKQGDMVLLEAMGGGFTWGSALVRW, encoded by the coding sequence ATGATCCGATCAGTAGTCAAGGGCGTGGGCGCGTATCTGCCCGAGCGTATAATCACCAATGCCGAGATGGCCACGCTTGTGGACACCTCAGATGACTGGATTACCGCCCGTACGGGTATCAAGCAGCGGCACATCGCTGCCGAGGGCGAGCTGACCTCTGATCTCGGGACCGCGGCTGCCCGTGAAGCCCTGAAGAACTCCGGGGTGCATGCGGATGAGATCGACCTGATCATCGTTGCGACGGCCACGCCAGACGATACCTTTCCCGCAACAGCAACTGTCATTCAGGCACAGCTTGGTATCGAGCGCGGATTTGCATTCGACATGCAGGCGGTGTGCTCCGGCTTTGTCTATGCCGTTGCAACGGCTGATAATTTCATCAAGGCGGGACAGGCCGAGAATGTGCTGGTGATTGGTGCTGAGACCTTCTCGCGCATCCTCGATTGGGAAGACCGGACGACAGCTGTGCTTTTTGGCGACGGTGCCGGTGCCATCGTGATGCAGAAGGGCGAAGGTGACGGGACAAACAAGGATCGCGGCGTTCTGACCTCGCATCTGCATTCCGACGGGCGGTATCGCGACAAGCTGTATGTGGATAGCGGTCCGTCCCGTGGCGCTGTCGGTCACCTTCGGATGGAGGGCAAGGAAGTTTTCCGCCACGCGGTCGTCAACATCGCCGAGGCGATCGACGAGGCGCTGGATGCAACAGGGCTCGAGGCCAAGGACATTGACTGGTTTGTCCCCCATCAGGCGAACAAGCGCATCCTTGATGCGACGGCCAAGCGTATCGGGCTCAAGCCTGAGAGTGTGGTGGTGACGGTGGCGCAGCATGCCAACACATCAGCTGCCTCCGTGCCGCTCGCGTTGGATGTTGCGGTCAAGGACGGGCGCATAAAGCAGGGCGACATGGTGCTGCTTGAGGCCATGGGCGGCGGGTTTACTTGGGGGTCCGCGCTCGTGCGCTGGTAA
- the plsX gene encoding phosphate acyltransferase PlsX has translation MAGGITIALDAMGGDLGCEAVVKGAGIARIRQPDVHYEFHGDEAQLKPLLETDDALAAVSTIHHTDVAVSMDDKPSQALRAGRRVSSMWLAIDAVREGRAQAAVSCGNTGALTVMSRMILKTMPGIERPAIAAIWPTMRGESIVLDVGANVVAEQKNLVNFAIMGEAMARTALGQLKPSVGLLNIGAEEMKGNEEIKGAAQFLREADLNFDFHGFVEGDDISKGTVDVVVTDGFTGNVALKTAEGTARLIADYLSNAMRRSLASRIGYLLARGAFNVLRQRMDPSKVNGGVFLGLNGVVVKSHGSATAEGIAAALDLAIDMARNDIIKKIAADLERVHGARTETAAAEASAIPQTAETGTE, from the coding sequence TTGGCGGGCGGCATTACCATCGCGCTGGATGCCATGGGCGGCGATCTGGGCTGTGAGGCTGTGGTCAAGGGCGCCGGTATAGCGCGCATCCGCCAGCCGGACGTGCATTACGAGTTTCACGGCGACGAAGCCCAGCTGAAGCCGCTGCTTGAGACTGATGACGCCCTGGCTGCGGTCTCCACGATTCACCACACTGATGTTGCTGTCTCAATGGACGACAAGCCGAGCCAGGCACTGCGTGCCGGGCGTCGGGTGTCGAGCATGTGGCTGGCGATTGATGCCGTTAGGGAAGGCCGGGCGCAGGCTGCGGTGAGCTGCGGCAATACGGGTGCGCTGACCGTCATGTCGCGCATGATCCTCAAGACGATGCCGGGGATCGAGCGGCCGGCCATTGCCGCCATCTGGCCCACCATGCGCGGTGAGAGCATCGTGCTTGATGTCGGGGCCAACGTGGTTGCGGAGCAGAAGAACCTGGTGAATTTCGCCATCATGGGCGAGGCCATGGCACGCACCGCGCTTGGTCAGCTCAAGCCCAGCGTCGGCCTTCTCAACATCGGTGCCGAAGAGATGAAGGGCAACGAGGAGATCAAGGGCGCCGCGCAGTTCCTGCGCGAGGCTGATCTCAATTTCGATTTCCACGGCTTTGTCGAAGGTGACGACATCTCCAAAGGCACCGTTGATGTCGTGGTGACAGACGGGTTCACGGGCAATGTGGCCCTGAAGACAGCAGAGGGCACGGCCCGGCTGATCGCGGATTATCTATCCAATGCCATGCGCCGGTCGCTGGCCTCCCGTATCGGCTATCTGCTGGCCCGTGGTGCCTTCAATGTGCTGCGCCAGCGCATGGATCCGTCCAAGGTCAATGGCGGTGTCTTCCTCGGCCTCAACGGGGTTGTGGTGAAGAGCCATGGCTCGGCAACCGCGGAAGGCATTGCTGCTGCGCTTGACCTCGCGATCGACATGGCGCGCAACGACATCATCAAGAAGATCGCCGCTGATCTTGAACGGGTGCATGGCGCCCGGACGGAAACGGCGGCAGCTGAAGCCTCTGCCATACCGCAGACGGCGGAGACGGGGACGGAATGA